The proteins below are encoded in one region of Flavobacterium sp. IMCC34852:
- a CDS encoding LTA synthase family protein — protein sequence MDYFKKHSPIISLLLLFIITNIILRLVLLFHPITQSGFSLLEVISIFGFGLISDLLVFVIGSVFLWFYLLFLSNTKYDKPWGYLIFGGLALLLCYVSFFNTILNEYGGSLPEIGIGFMALKTVFFGLLLFLPKYRKPLRLVLFSIAVFLFVLIIIQNAVSEFFFWNEFGVRYNFIAVDYLVYTNTVIGNIMESYPVVPLFAGVGLITAVITYFVVKRSQPFLNHLPNLRAKVLGLGVYTILLLGSLFIVPIMAEQENNANVYVNELEANGLYKFYTAFFNNELAFDKFYKTIPKSEAFALLQKQLGAIKGESTLRAVPGDSTELHKNVVLITVESLSEDFMTEYGNERHITPFLDSLADKSLQFTNLYAVGNRTVRGLEAVTLCLPPSAAESVVKRVDNKNKYSTGHVFKQKGYAVKYLYGGDAFFDNMGDFFGGNGYEIIDKNSFLPEEITFANIWGVCDEDMYKKAIREMNREAQQNKPFFNHIMTVSNHRPFTYPEGKIDISGSAKSRNGGVKYTDYALKQFFKMAEEQPWFKNTVFVILADHCASSSGKTELPLEKYRIPAMVYAPGFIQPKHVTTLMSQIDVMPTLFGLLNFSYDSKFYGQDVFNSNYQPRAFVATYQDLGLIKDNILTVISPVKKVKQFQLIPQMKPKIKSEFQTHFEEKPMTVLKQDLVNETISYYQTSAYLLKHKKLNR from the coding sequence ATGGATTATTTCAAAAAACACTCTCCCATTATTAGTTTGCTACTCTTATTTATCATTACCAATATTATCCTCAGATTGGTGTTGCTTTTTCATCCTATTACCCAATCCGGTTTCAGCCTCTTGGAAGTCATTAGCATTTTTGGTTTCGGTTTGATTTCGGACTTATTGGTGTTTGTCATCGGTAGTGTCTTTTTATGGTTTTACTTGTTGTTTTTATCTAACACCAAGTATGATAAACCTTGGGGTTATTTGATTTTTGGCGGATTGGCTTTACTGTTGTGCTATGTTTCTTTTTTCAACACTATACTCAATGAATACGGTGGTTCACTGCCCGAAATAGGCATTGGTTTTATGGCATTAAAAACGGTTTTCTTCGGATTATTATTGTTTTTGCCAAAGTACCGAAAGCCATTGCGATTGGTATTGTTTTCTATTGCGGTTTTCCTCTTTGTTCTAATTATCATTCAGAATGCCGTTAGTGAGTTTTTCTTTTGGAATGAATTTGGAGTGCGTTACAACTTTATAGCCGTAGATTATTTGGTTTATACCAACACCGTGATTGGCAATATTATGGAATCCTATCCGGTCGTTCCTTTATTTGCCGGTGTCGGACTAATTACGGCTGTAATTACTTATTTCGTTGTAAAACGCTCCCAACCTTTTTTAAATCACTTGCCCAACCTTAGAGCAAAAGTCTTAGGTTTAGGTGTTTATACTATACTATTATTGGGTTCATTATTTATTGTTCCGATAATGGCCGAACAAGAAAACAATGCGAATGTTTATGTCAATGAGCTTGAAGCTAACGGTCTGTATAAGTTTTACACTGCCTTTTTCAACAATGAATTGGCCTTTGATAAATTCTATAAAACCATCCCTAAATCAGAAGCCTTTGCCCTATTGCAAAAACAATTAGGAGCAATTAAAGGCGAAAGTACCTTGCGAGCCGTTCCCGGTGATTCAACAGAACTGCACAAGAATGTGGTTTTGATTACGGTTGAAAGTCTGAGCGAAGATTTCATGACAGAATATGGCAATGAAAGGCACATTACGCCTTTCTTAGATTCTTTAGCAGACAAGAGTTTGCAATTCACCAATCTTTATGCGGTAGGAAACAGAACCGTTCGCGGATTAGAAGCCGTAACGTTATGTTTGCCACCAAGTGCCGCAGAAAGCGTAGTCAAACGAGTAGACAACAAAAACAAATATTCTACCGGACATGTTTTTAAACAAAAAGGTTATGCGGTAAAATACTTGTATGGCGGCGATGCTTTCTTTGACAATATGGGTGACTTTTTCGGAGGAAACGGCTATGAGATTATAGACAAAAACAGTTTTTTGCCCGAAGAGATTACGTTTGCCAATATTTGGGGAGTTTGCGATGAAGACATGTATAAAAAAGCCATCCGGGAAATGAACCGCGAAGCCCAACAAAACAAACCTTTCTTTAACCACATTATGACGGTGAGTAACCATCGCCCATTTACTTATCCTGAAGGGAAGATTGATATTTCAGGAAGCGCTAAGTCGAGAAACGGTGGCGTAAAGTATACTGATTATGCTTTGAAGCAATTCTTTAAAATGGCCGAAGAGCAACCTTGGTTCAAGAATACCGTATTTGTCATCTTAGCTGATCATTGTGCTTCAAGTTCCGGTAAAACCGAATTGCCGTTAGAGAAATACCGTATTCCCGCGATGGTTTATGCACCCGGATTTATTCAGCCTAAACATGTTACTACTTTGATGTCGCAGATTGATGTCATGCCAACGCTATTTGGTTTACTAAACTTTAGTTACGACAGTAAATTTTACGGACAAGATGTATTTAATTCAAACTATCAACCGAGAGCTTTTGTAGCTACTTATCAAGATTTAGGACTGATTAAAGACAATATACTTACAGTTATTTCACCGGTTAAGAAAGTCAAGCAATTTCAACTAATACCCCAAATGAAGCCTAAGATTAAGTCGGAATTCCAAACCCATTTTGAAGAAAAACCAATGACCGTTTTAAAACAAGATTTAGTAAACGAAACTATAAGCTATTACCAAACTTCGGCTTATTTGTTAAAGCATAAAAAATTAAATCGCTAA
- a CDS encoding thioredoxin family protein — MKRIFLIAFVLFTANSFAQNWTTNFEEAKATAEKENKNILLVFSGSDWCAPCIKLDRNVWQSPDFKTYAEGKFVLLRADFPKKKANVLPEELRAANLALAEKYNKEGFFPFVVILDKTGKVIARKGYENQTAEKYIAELQALIK; from the coding sequence ATGAAACGTATATTTTTAATCGCCTTTGTATTGTTTACCGCTAACAGTTTTGCTCAAAACTGGACTACTAATTTTGAAGAAGCCAAAGCTACCGCCGAAAAAGAAAACAAAAACATCCTATTGGTATTTTCCGGTTCCGATTGGTGTGCGCCTTGTATCAAGTTAGATAGAAATGTATGGCAATCACCTGATTTTAAAACCTATGCCGAAGGTAAATTTGTATTGTTGCGCGCAGATTTTCCCAAAAAGAAAGCCAATGTCTTACCGGAGGAACTCAGAGCGGCTAATTTGGCTTTGGCCGAAAAATACAACAAAGAAGGTTTCTTTCCTTTTGTAGTGATTTTAGACAAAACAGGAAAAGTAATCGCCCGAAAAGGATACGAAAACCAAACCGCCGAAAAATACATAGCCGAATTACAAGCGCTTATCAAATAA
- a CDS encoding FAD:protein FMN transferase, which translates to MNRLLLIVFLTVGFSANAQLIHKRKVSLLGSPFEITVVANDTVQANLYEDMAIAEVKRIENLISDWIPTTPLSQINQNAGKQPVKVPLELIELIERSIKISKLTDGAFDISYASMDRIWKFDGSMKEMPSPEAIKKSVEKVGYENIVIDKEKQTVFLKLEGMKLGMGGIGQGYIADKIKALLLSKGCVAGLVNVSGDISTWGKQPNGEQWKVGIKNPINKNKIFATFPLEDTAVETSGSYEKYVTFNGKRYSHIIDTRTGYPATGLISVSVFAKTTELADALATGVFVMGKDAGMNLVNQLPGVGCIMVDEEGKISTSNNIDLKKYQHD; encoded by the coding sequence ATGAACCGATTACTTTTAATAGTATTTCTTACTGTTGGTTTTAGTGCCAATGCCCAACTGATTCACAAACGAAAAGTGAGTTTGCTGGGCAGTCCGTTTGAAATTACGGTCGTAGCCAATGATACGGTGCAAGCCAATTTGTATGAAGATATGGCCATAGCCGAAGTCAAACGCATTGAAAATTTGATTTCAGATTGGATACCAACTACGCCTTTATCCCAGATCAATCAAAATGCCGGAAAACAACCGGTGAAAGTGCCTTTAGAATTAATCGAATTGATTGAACGTTCCATCAAAATCTCTAAACTGACGGATGGCGCTTTTGATATCAGTTATGCCTCTATGGATAGAATTTGGAAGTTTGACGGCAGCATGAAAGAAATGCCTTCACCGGAAGCCATCAAGAAATCGGTGGAGAAAGTAGGGTATGAGAATATTGTAATCGACAAAGAAAAACAAACTGTTTTCCTAAAACTCGAAGGCATGAAACTGGGCATGGGTGGCATTGGTCAAGGTTATATAGCCGATAAAATCAAAGCTTTATTGCTTTCTAAAGGTTGTGTCGCCGGATTGGTTAATGTTTCAGGCGATATCAGTACTTGGGGCAAACAACCCAATGGGGAACAATGGAAAGTTGGGATTAAAAACCCCATAAACAAAAACAAAATATTCGCCACTTTTCCGCTAGAAGATACTGCCGTAGAAACCTCAGGCAGTTATGAGAAATACGTCACCTTCAACGGCAAACGCTATTCTCACATTATTGACACGCGTACCGGTTATCCGGCTACCGGATTAATCAGTGTGAGTGTTTTTGCTAAAACTACCGAACTGGCCGATGCTTTGGCGACCGGCGTATTCGTAATGGGAAAAGATGCCGGGATGAACTTGGTAAACCAATTACCGGGCGTAGGCTGTATTATGGTAGATGAAGAAGGCAAAATTTCAACGTCAAACAATATAGATTTAAAAAAATACCAACATGACTAA
- a CDS encoding DUF4266 domain-containing protein: protein MTKILGLLTLIVFMSSCTVVKEYEKEYINDTEMKLSAKTAERYEVTFQVYREAAAGANGGKTGGGCGCN from the coding sequence ATGACTAAAATACTTGGATTACTAACACTGATTGTTTTCATGTCTTCTTGCACTGTGGTGAAAGAATATGAAAAAGAATATATCAACGACACCGAAATGAAATTATCAGCCAAAACTGCCGAACGCTATGAAGTAACCTTTCAGGTTTACCGTGAAGCGGCTGCCGGTGCTAACGGTGGTAAAACAGGCGGAGGTTGTGGTTGTAATTAA